Genomic segment of Armatimonadota bacterium:
ACGGGCAGATTGACGCGTTGGGACCTTAGGTCCGAGACGATCTGAAATCCGCTCTTGCCCGGAAGCATCACGTCCAGCAACATCAAATCGAACGATTCGGCCCGTGCCATCTCGTACGCCTCGATGCCATGCGCCGCCCACGAAACCACATGCCCAGCATCGGTGAGGATGCGAGTAAGAGCCGACGCCAACCGCTTTTCGTCTTCCACGACGAGGATCTTCATGGACGTTTGCGCGCATGTTACCACCGACCGATGACGGACGTCTGGCATTCGGCTCCCGGACTTGAAACACGTTCATCTGGCGTTCATTTGCGTACTTTCCAGGAACTTTTGCCGATGGCTTGCCATAATACAGAACTAGATGGTCAAATTGGCCAAGCTGACGCGCGTGATCCTGGCGGTTTTGGTGGTCCTCACCCAAACCGGGCTTGTTCGCGTTTGCGTGAGTGCCTGCCAGACGGCCATGAAGCCCGGCATGTCCTGCTGCAAAGTGGACGCCAACGGGCATTCGAAGTGCAAGTGCCCCAAGGCAGTGAGCCGAGATACGTCGGCTCAGGCGATCGTCGCCAAGACTGATCTGCCTACCGCCCAACCGCTGGTCGCCGTGCTTCCTTCCCTCGTCGATTGGTCCTGCCCGACTCTTGGGCTCAAGCCAACCGAGGTCGTTGACCACAATCATGGTCCGCCTGATGACCCGCCGATTTTCTGTCGGCTCGGTCGCGCGCCTCCAGTCTGCTGACATCTCTCTGAAGATCGTCGGCCCGCTCGCACCTGCGAGCCTTGACTGGAATACAACCATGAAAAACATCAAACTCATTTCGCTTTCGTCGTTCGGCCTCGTTGCCGCTATCGCCCTTTCCCTCGCCGGTTGCTCGTCTTCGTCCGAGCCTGCGGCGAACTCCTCGGCCACGACTGCGGCTTCCACAACGCCGGATCCTAAGCCTGCCGCCAAGCCAGAAGGCGACATGAAGGCTACGCCTGTCGCTTTCACCAACGACAAGGGAGAACTTCTGTGCCCAGTCAACGGCGATGTCGTTGCCTCGCCCGATAAGGCCGCTGGATTCCAAGATTACGAAGGCAAGCGCTACTACTTCTGCTGTGCCGGATGCCCGGATAAGTTCAAGGCGGACCCGGCCAAGTACGCCGACGGCAAGGCTCTGAAGAAACTCTAAGCCCAAAACTGCGAGCAGAAGCATGAAACAGGTTCTTGGTTTCGTGAAGAAGCAGTGGTTTAGCCTGCTTCTTCTCTTGGGCGTCGGTATCGGCGTCTCGTGGGTTGTCCATCACCTTCGGCCACCCGGCGCGATGAGCGTCGTCGAAGCGCAGGGCATGGACATGACCGCGATGCGCGCGCCGCTTGGCGCGTTCCCCGTCGAGATGGATAAGGTTGCCAGCCGCCTTGTGGGTGGAAGCTCGGTCTATCCGGCGACGGTGCAGGCGCTGAACGACGAGGATGTCACGGCCCGTGTGGCTGGCCTCGTCGTCGACTTGAAGGTGTACCCGGGTGACAAAGTTCAGCCGGGACAGCTTTTGGGGCGCATCGATGCGAAGGAACTCCAGCAGAAGAGCGCGGCAGGATCGCTCGCCGCAACCGCAGCGAACCTCCAGGCTCGCGCGGCGCAATCGATGGTGAGCCAAGAAACCGCCTCGGTGGCCCGCGTCAAGGCCGAAGCCAAGACCGCCGCTGCCAAGATCGAAGAAGCCAAGGCCCTGCTTCGCTCGTCCCAATCGCGCCTGGAAGAAGCCAAGAGCGCGGTGGTGAAGAGCGAAGCCGACATCGTCGAGAGCCAGGCCAACCTGACATACGCCGAAGCCAACGTAAAGCGCAATCAGCCGCTCCTCGATGGCGGAGCGATCTCCCGCCGCGAACTGGAACAATCCGTTCGAGATCGCGATGCTGCGCAGTCGCGCGTCGATGCCGCCAAGGCTGCCAACCGGCAAGCCAAGGCCGCCGTCTCGACCGCGACGGATTCGGTTCATGCCGCCGAGGCGGCGGTTGCAACCGCCCAATCCGATGCTCAGGCCGCCAACGTGGCCGTCAGCGAGGCCAATGCCAAGCTGGAGACGGCCCGCCAACAGGCCACCGCGCAAGGCGCAAGCGCTTCGGCCACCGCCGCCGACGCTCAGGCTTCTCAGGACATCGCCTCGTACACCGAGCTTCGGGCTCTGTCGCGTGGCGTCGTCTCGGAGCGCGTCGTCAGCCCCGGCACGCCGGTCCAAGCCGGACAGGTCATTCTCCGACTCAAATCAGACGCTAAACTGCGCGTCCAGGCCGACCTGCCTCAGGCGCTCGCCGGTCAGGTGCGCGTCGGTTCGCCCGCCCGAATTCGGGTCAACGGAAAGGTCTTGGAGACCAAGATTTCGAGCGTGTTCCCGTTCGTCGAGGGCAACTCAAGAACCTTCCGCGTCGAAGCGTTGGTCGATAACCCTCGCAACGGACTGGACGTCGGAAGCTACGCAGAACTCGAAGTCTTCACCCACGACCAGACGCAGGGTCTTGCCGTCCAGAACGAGGCGATCAAGACCGCCAGCGATGGCACTCACTACGTGTGGCTCATCAAAGAGGGCGCGCCGATCCCGGATAAGGAGCGGGAGTACACCTGCACCATGCACCCCGAGGTCTCGCACAAAGGGCCGGGTAAATGCCCGATCTGCGACATGCCTTTGGTGCCACGCGACGCCCGGGGAAGCCTGACGGTTGAGCGCCAGCCGGTTGAAATCGGCGTGAAGGATAACTCCTACACCCAAATCGTCTCGGGTCTGAAAGCAGGTGACGAAGTCACGACCCATGGCGACGCCGAATTGTTCCCCAAAGCCGCTGTGAGATCGGCCGCTGAAGCCGCCGAACCAACCGAAAAGGAATCTGAAAAGGAGCCCGCAAAGCCCGAACCGGCCATGCCGGAAGATAAGAAATCCATGCCGCCCATGGAGGGTATGTGAACCAATCCAAGGGTGGGGTCGTTCGTTGGTCGGTGGACCATCCGTACGCGGTGGTGGCCCTCTTCATGGCCATCATCGTTCTCGGATGGATTTCCATCACCCATCTGATGCCGCGCCGGTTCATGCCCTACGTCGAATCTCCGCTGATCGGCATTGTCACCGAGGCTCCCGGCCTTTCGTCCGAGGAAATGGAGACCTATTTCAGCTCGCCTATCGAGCAGAAGATGGTTTCGATCCAGGACGTCCGCTACATCCGCTCTGTCAGTCAGGACGGATTCAGCATGGTCGTGCTTGAGTTTCCCTATGGCCACAATATGCAGCGGGCGTACACCGACGTCCAAGCCATGATGGAGGTCGCCAAGGGTGAACTCCCCGCCGAAGATTCCAACCGAACCCCCAGTTTCATCGTCAAAGTCGATCCTCTTAATTTGCCCGTCCTCACATACGCCCTGACCGGTGACGAGAAAATGGGCTGGACCAAGGCCCGCCTGCGCGACCTCGCCGACAACCAAATCCTCAACCGCTTTAAGGCCGCCAACCACAACGTCTACACCGTCACCACGTTCGGTGGGCATCGTCGCCAGGTTCAAATCCTCGCCGATCCCGTCAAGCTGAAGAGCCTCGGCCTCTCCACTCTCGACATTAAGAATACGATCGACCAATACAATGTTGCCCGCCCCGCAGGGCGCATCACTCAGACCGGCTCTGAACCCATTCTTCGCGTCGATACGCTCGCCAAAAACGCCGACACCATCGCTCACTATCCGCTGAAAGCCGATGGAACGCGCGTGGTCACCATCGGTGACGTCGCCAAGGTCACCGATACCGAGGTCGAAGAGCGTTCTGGTTACCGATTTATGAACAATGGCATGGCGAAAGACGCCTTGGCCATCCAAATTCTGCAAAACCCCGACGCCTCCTCGCCCATCACGATCGACGCGGCCGAGAAAGTCGCCCGCCAACTCGAAAAGGACTACCCCGGCATCAAGCTAGAGGTCGCCTACAACAACGCCAGCTTCGTCGATATCCTCTTCGAGAACATGACCCACGAGCTGATCACCGCCGTGGTCCTCACGGGCCTGTTTGTCCTGCTTTTCCTCGGCGAATGGCGCGGAACCCTTATCGCCCTCACCGCGATCCCGACCTCGATGGCGATGACGTTGCTATTCATGGCCGCGTTCGGCTTTAGCCTGAATTCTTCGACCCTCATTGGCCTGCTCATCTCCATCGGGCGCCTTGTGGACGATGCGATTATCGACATCCACGCCGTCGAGCGGCATATGCGGATGGGCAAAGACGTGCGCACCGCTACCATCGACGGCATCACCGAAGTCCGAAAGTCGGTTCTTGCTGGCACCATCGTCTTGGTTGTCGCCCTTATCCCGCTTCTGGTCTCGGGTGGCATCACGCAGCTCATGTTCGTCGGTCTCTGCTGGCCGATCATTTTCGGCGTGGCCTTCAGCTATGTCGTTTCGATGACTCTGACCTCGGTTCTCTGCTCGCGCTTCCTGCGGCATCCTGACGAGCGACGGGTCACCTGGTTTAGCCGCCTCATCCTCACCCCGTTCGATAACGGTCTGCACCGACTCGAAAAGGGTTACGAAAACCTGATCCGCTGGTTCTTGCACCACCGGTTCGCCAACATGGTCCGCGTCCTTGTCACCGTC
This window contains:
- a CDS encoding YHS domain-containing protein, with the translated sequence MKATPVAFTNDKGELLCPVNGDVVASPDKAAGFQDYEGKRYYFCCAGCPDKFKADPAKYADGKALKKL
- a CDS encoding HlyD family efflux transporter periplasmic adaptor subunit, which codes for MKQVLGFVKKQWFSLLLLLGVGIGVSWVVHHLRPPGAMSVVEAQGMDMTAMRAPLGAFPVEMDKVASRLVGGSSVYPATVQALNDEDVTARVAGLVVDLKVYPGDKVQPGQLLGRIDAKELQQKSAAGSLAATAANLQARAAQSMVSQETASVARVKAEAKTAAAKIEEAKALLRSSQSRLEEAKSAVVKSEADIVESQANLTYAEANVKRNQPLLDGGAISRRELEQSVRDRDAAQSRVDAAKAANRQAKAAVSTATDSVHAAEAAVATAQSDAQAANVAVSEANAKLETARQQATAQGASASATAADAQASQDIASYTELRALSRGVVSERVVSPGTPVQAGQVILRLKSDAKLRVQADLPQALAGQVRVGSPARIRVNGKVLETKISSVFPFVEGNSRTFRVEALVDNPRNGLDVGSYAELEVFTHDQTQGLAVQNEAIKTASDGTHYVWLIKEGAPIPDKEREYTCTMHPEVSHKGPGKCPICDMPLVPRDARGSLTVERQPVEIGVKDNSYTQIVSGLKAGDEVTTHGDAELFPKAAVRSAAEAAEPTEKESEKEPAKPEPAMPEDKKSMPPMEGM
- a CDS encoding AcrB/AcrD/AcrF family protein; amino-acid sequence: MNQSKGGVVRWSVDHPYAVVALFMAIIVLGWISITHLMPRRFMPYVESPLIGIVTEAPGLSSEEMETYFSSPIEQKMVSIQDVRYIRSVSQDGFSMVVLEFPYGHNMQRAYTDVQAMMEVAKGELPAEDSNRTPSFIVKVDPLNLPVLTYALTGDEKMGWTKARLRDLADNQILNRFKAANHNVYTVTTFGGHRRQVQILADPVKLKSLGLSTLDIKNTIDQYNVARPAGRITQTGSEPILRVDTLAKNADTIAHYPLKADGTRVVTIGDVAKVTDTEVEERSGYRFMNNGMAKDALAIQILQNPDASSPITIDAAEKVARQLEKDYPGIKLEVAYNNASFVDILFENMTHELITAVVLTGLFVLLFLGEWRGTLIALTAIPTSMAMTLLFMAAFGFSLNSSTLIGLLISIGRLVDDAIIDIHAVERHMRMGKDVRTATIDGITEVRKSVLAGTIVLVVALIPLLVSGGITQLMFVGLCWPIIFGVAFSYVVSMTLTSVLCSRFLRHPDERRVTWFSRLILTPFDNGLHRLEKGYENLIRWFLHHRFANMVRVLVTVMIGFGFYYFIGSEMMPLADVGQASAQLEMQPGTSFSATKAAVRQLETIMKEEGADKGWIKKASLEIGNESGPGMPQDVAYTGYGVRMVNGASGMLTFSDKDTGRPDVWRIVDRIQSRAMAEIPGIRRLQIKEMGSDVMATSLAPVALVLYGDDLNQLSHLGEEVLDIAKKEVVDPRTKKPDIAQPFLTWEMTKPTYTLVVDEDKAAAHGLSPAMISQQAYYALQGGLTESFYRLPNRRPISIQVRYQEDARNDMSRLDEMYVTGMKGEQIPLRELVRFEQRKAPTLIEHDQLRRALNFGGYYRKEGRPSMDVTMDLQMKAQAKLNWPQGYGIEARGDMTQMMDSFRILLSGLAIALVLMYFILVAQFNGFLQPLQMMFSLPLELSGVFFMLWLMHQAFSTVSIMGVIILSGMDIVTAILMIDLILEYRKSGVPRNKAVIQASPQRLRPILMTTIITVSVMALIGFHPKSGLDAYQPMGTVIVGGLIAGTILSLIDIPIMHTLVDDLIRWLKVRVLRQDPNSLEPIE